DNA from Acidobacteriota bacterium:
TTTATCATCTTCGTAATGATCGTGGTGGTGGGATCGAGCAACGCCGTCAACCTGACGGACGGTCTGGACGGGCTGGCGATTGGCTGCACCGTCATCGCCGCCGGGGCGCTGACGGTGCTTACTTACGTTTCCGGGCATTCGGTGTTTGCGGCTTATCTGGAGATCGAGCGCATTCCGCAGATTGGCGAGCTGACGATTTTCTGCGGCGCGGTGGTGGGGGCGAGCATTGGCTTTCTGTGGTACAACGCGCATCCGGCGGAAATCTTTATGGGTGACGTGGGCTCGCTGGCGTTGGGCGGGGCGATCGGCACGGTGGCGGTACTGATCAAACAGGAGCTGCTGCTGCCGTTCATAGGCGGCATTTTCGTGATCGAGGCGGTGTCGGTGATTCTGCAAGTGGGCAGCTACAAGCTGCGGAAGAAGCGGATCTTCAAGATGGCGCCGCTGCATCATCATTTCGAACAGTTGGGCTGGAGCGAGTCGAAAATCATTACGCGGTTCTGGATCGTGGCGGGGGTGTGCGCGCTGTTTGCGTTAACAACGCTGAAGTTGAGGTAAAGGCCGAAAGCACTGGGCGGCAGTGGTTAGTGGCTAGTGGCTAGTGGCTAGTGAAGGCTCGGAAGTGAGGCGTATGGAGATTGAGGGACAACGGATATTGGTCGTGGGGATGGCGGCGAGCGGGATGGCGGCGGCGCGGTTCTTGCGGAAACGCGGAGCAAGGGTCGTGGTCTCGGAGGTGCGGGCGGCCGTAGAGCTGCGGGCGCAGATCGCCGAACTGCTGGACGCGGGGATTGCCGTCGAAACCGGGGGGCATCGCGAGCGGAGTTTTCTGGACGCGGACCTGATCATCACCAGTCCGGGAGTGCCGGCGGATTTGCCGCTGCTGCGGCGGGCGCGGGCGCAACAGACGCCGGTGCTGGGCGAGCTGGAGCTGGCGTCGCGGTACTTGCGGGGGATGCTGGTGGCCATAACCGGGGCGAACGGGAAGACCACCACCACGGCGTTGACAGGGCATATTCTGACGGCGTGCGGACGCAAGGTGCAGGTAGGCGGCAATATTGGCACGCCGCTGATCTCGCTGGTGGAGAGCTCGACGGCGGAGACGGTGAACGTGGTGGAGGCGTCGAGTTTTCAGTTGGAGACGACCGAGACGTTTCATCCGCATGTGGCGGCAGTGCTGAACCTGTCGCCCGACCATCTCGACCGGCATGGCAGCATGGAGGCGTATGCGGCGGCGAAGCAGCGGATTTTCCGGAACCAGACGAAGGAGGATTTTGCGGTGCTCAATCCCAATGACGTCTGGTGCCGGCAGTTTGCTGCGGTGCTGAACAGCCAGGCGGTGTGGTTTGCGGCATTTCCGCTGGAGTCGCAGACCGGCGCGGAAGTGCGCGAGGGGCAGATCGTGT
Protein-coding regions in this window:
- the murD gene encoding UDP-N-acetylmuramoyl-L-alanine--D-glutamate ligase, whose product is MEIEGQRILVVGMAASGMAAARFLRKRGARVVVSEVRAAVELRAQIAELLDAGIAVETGGHRERSFLDADLIITSPGVPADLPLLRRARAQQTPVLGELELASRYLRGMLVAITGANGKTTTTALTGHILTACGRKVQVGGNIGTPLISLVESSTAETVNVVEASSFQLETTETFHPHVAAVLNLSPDHLDRHGSMEAYAAAKQRIFRNQTKEDFAVLNPNDVWCRQFAAVLNSQAVWFAAFPLESQTGAEVREGQIVWTRGGKQHPIMPVKEVPLPGAHNLENVLAAVAMACLVAGPEAAPAIRQAVGSFKAVEHRLEYVATINGVAYYNDSKATNVDATMKALASFEKGIWIILGGKDKGSDYTTLEPLLRERARGVLLIGAATEKIAAQLAPLSAAVPLTRCGTLDQAIATASAQAQAGDTILLAPACASFDQFENYGHRGRMFKELVRKLGARGQGPGAGGHQSSVISHQ